Proteins from a genomic interval of SAR202 cluster bacterium:
- a CDS encoding CoA transferase, whose product MGPRPARRGDHSRRGRRSPLFSFMTGPLSDVRVVDMSGPEGQLCGRLFADMGAEVVLVEPPSGTPTRSLGPFKDSIGGHESSLLFQHLNAGKKSVALDLNKRNHRQALKALTRTADVLIESSIPDHLEELGIGYKNLKHGHGALVMASITGFGQTGPYAEYKAPSIVASAMGGVMYLCGSPDRPPLAEPELQPYFLASAFAAYGIMLALRHRDSTGRGQRVEVSCQEVQAAMQHVLVNYSSNANILQRAGSRTPIGGGMPYGVYPAADGFAHLVVIATSHWRAFVDWIGKPEALTDPMWDNRHTRIANADLIEFLTVEFTKTKSKAELFKEGQARHITVAPVNTPAEFIQDPHTKARNTFVKVTHPTLGVLPMVQPPFRFTATPSAISAAAPNLGQDTEQVFDELYGDEPYKTSKRRPSQKQPLSGVRILDFSQAIAGPVLTQLLAEAGAEVIKVESASHQQRGRARPDMDPRLVMQQKVTFADINRNKLSITVNMADNEGRALIQRLIPHCDIVVENFSPRVMERWGLGYEDLKKLRHDIIMARLPGFGLDGPYRDYVGLAAVAMGITGMYHLWSYGEASEPAGPPVWAPDYLSAAFGAAALMAALRHRDSMGQGQLIELSQVDATAYVIGHHYLDYFLNSRGPRPDGNGHPQFAPHGVYRCKGDDAWCAIAVQNDAEWSALVKAMGSPEAARDKKFGAAQDRLANRKDMEALIEAWTAEHTAHQVMRILQSAGVPAGVVQSGESLFLDPHLRARGFFDTVDYSGTGGIEYPGSYVHLSESPGKLGWCHEMGADNAEVFGRLLGLSAGEVKGLENKGMLS is encoded by the coding sequence ATGGGGCCACGACCAGCGCGGCGAGGAGACCATTCGCGGCGGGGCCGTCGTAGCCCTCTCTTCTCGTTCATGACGGGGCCGCTGTCCGACGTACGCGTCGTAGATATGTCCGGCCCCGAGGGACAACTATGCGGCCGCCTTTTCGCCGACATGGGCGCGGAGGTTGTCCTGGTGGAGCCGCCGTCGGGCACGCCAACCCGCTCTCTCGGCCCGTTTAAGGATTCCATTGGCGGGCATGAAAGCAGCCTTTTATTTCAACATCTTAACGCCGGCAAAAAGAGCGTGGCGTTGGATCTGAACAAACGGAATCACCGGCAAGCCTTGAAAGCCCTAACCAGGACTGCTGATGTGCTAATTGAGTCCTCGATTCCGGATCATCTCGAAGAGCTTGGTATAGGCTACAAAAATCTGAAGCATGGGCACGGCGCCCTGGTTATGGCCAGCATCACAGGCTTCGGGCAGACCGGCCCGTATGCTGAGTACAAGGCGCCGAGCATCGTCGCGTCCGCCATGGGCGGCGTCATGTACCTCTGCGGGTCGCCGGACCGCCCGCCCCTGGCTGAGCCTGAGCTGCAGCCCTATTTCCTCGCCTCGGCCTTTGCCGCCTATGGCATTATGCTGGCCCTGCGGCATCGAGACTCCACAGGGCGAGGGCAGCGGGTGGAGGTGTCATGCCAGGAGGTGCAGGCGGCCATGCAGCACGTCCTGGTCAACTATTCGTCCAACGCCAACATCCTGCAGCGCGCCGGCAGCCGCACACCCATCGGAGGCGGCATGCCCTATGGCGTCTACCCCGCCGCCGACGGCTTCGCGCACCTGGTGGTCATCGCCACCTCCCACTGGCGGGCCTTTGTCGATTGGATAGGCAAGCCTGAGGCTCTCACCGACCCCATGTGGGACAACCGCCACACCCGCATCGCCAACGCCGACCTCATCGAGTTTCTTACTGTTGAGTTCACTAAGACTAAGTCCAAAGCCGAGCTATTTAAGGAAGGGCAGGCGCGTCACATCACGGTAGCGCCCGTGAACACGCCGGCGGAATTTATTCAAGACCCCCACACCAAGGCCAGGAATACTTTCGTAAAAGTGACGCACCCAACACTGGGCGTCTTGCCGATGGTCCAGCCACCCTTTCGATTTACCGCCACTCCGTCAGCAATTAGCGCCGCCGCCCCTAATTTGGGGCAAGACACCGAGCAGGTTTTTGATGAACTGTATGGCGACGAACCCTACAAGACCTCTAAGCGACGACCATCGCAAAAGCAGCCTTTGTCAGGCGTCCGTATCCTAGACTTTAGCCAGGCCATCGCCGGCCCTGTCCTTACCCAGCTTTTAGCCGAGGCAGGGGCGGAAGTTATAAAAGTCGAGTCCGCGTCCCACCAGCAGCGAGGCCGCGCCAGGCCCGACATGGACCCACGATTGGTTATGCAGCAGAAGGTAACCTTTGCCGACATCAACCGTAACAAGCTCTCGATTACCGTCAACATGGCTGACAACGAAGGCCGCGCATTAATCCAGCGCCTCATCCCCCACTGCGATATCGTCGTCGAAAACTTCAGCCCCCGCGTCATGGAGCGGTGGGGTCTAGGATATGAGGACCTCAAGAAGCTGCGGCATGACATAATTATGGCGCGACTGCCAGGCTTCGGTCTGGACGGCCCATATCGCGACTATGTCGGCCTGGCCGCCGTCGCCATGGGCATCACGGGCATGTACCACCTCTGGTCCTATGGCGAGGCCTCAGAGCCTGCAGGACCGCCAGTATGGGCGCCGGACTACCTCAGCGCTGCCTTCGGCGCCGCCGCCCTCATGGCAGCCCTTCGACATCGAGACTCCATGGGCCAGGGCCAGCTTATCGAGCTAAGCCAGGTGGACGCCACCGCCTATGTCATAGGCCACCATTACCTCGACTATTTCCTTAATAGTCGAGGGCCTAGACCCGATGGCAACGGCCATCCTCAGTTCGCCCCTCATGGCGTCTATCGATGCAAAGGCGACGACGCCTGGTGCGCCATCGCAGTGCAAAATGATGCCGAGTGGTCGGCGCTGGTAAAGGCGATGGGTTCACCCGAGGCGGCCAGGGATAAAAAGTTTGGTGCAGCTCAAGACCGACTGGCTAATAGAAAAGATATGGAAGCCCTTATTGAGGCGTGGACTGCGGAGCATACGGCCCATCAGGTCATGCGAATCCTTCAGTCGGCCGGGGTGCCTGCCGGCGTGGTGCAGAGCGGCGAGTCGCTATTTTTGGACCCGCACCTGCGCGCGAGGGGCTTCTTCGACACAGTGGACTACTCGGGCACTGGCGGCATCGAATACCCGGGCTCCTATGTGCATCTGTCGGAGTCGCCTGGAAAGCTGGGCTGGTGTCACGAGATGGGGGCGGACAACGCCGAGGTTTTCGGCAGGCTGCTGGGGCTGAGCGCGGGAGAAGTGAAGGGCTTGGAAAACAAGGGAATGCTATCCTAG
- a CDS encoding CoA transferase, with product MANKKTNENQGPLSGVRVLDLTRILAGPFGTRILADMGAEVIKIEPPGGDAARQFEYTTPEGVSGYFMQQNLGKKDICLDFAHPKALEAVRRLVKMSDVVVENFRPGVMDRLGIGYKDLKKLKPSIILCSVSAFGQKSPYSRRPAGDMVIQAMSGLASLTGDPDGPPQTTGMSISDTTGGLHAFGAICAALYQRSVTGEGQHIDIALIDCILWQNEWASQYIFLSQGQLNPTRYGNRRPILIPGNLFKGKDGWIAIVASTDPGWRNLTRAMGRPELGEDARYSNRTVRMANRDELERLVEEWVASFDSVKQVEALLGDRGGVQCGRVRTWKEIIEDPHTRERELVAEVEDPVLGKTRVVNSPFRLAQGKAGARGGAPLMGQHTLEVLQGMLGMSNQEVLELLNANALHADERVMPEIVQKLMSEG from the coding sequence ATGGCTAACAAGAAAACCAACGAGAATCAAGGCCCCCTCTCGGGCGTCCGCGTCCTGGACCTTACTCGCATCCTCGCTGGCCCCTTCGGCACGCGTATCCTGGCCGACATGGGCGCTGAGGTTATAAAAATCGAGCCTCCCGGTGGCGACGCGGCGCGTCAGTTCGAGTACACCACACCGGAAGGCGTCAGCGGCTATTTTATGCAGCAGAACCTGGGCAAAAAAGACATCTGCCTAGATTTTGCTCATCCCAAGGCTCTCGAGGCAGTGCGGCGCCTCGTAAAGATGTCCGACGTTGTGGTGGAGAACTTCCGGCCTGGCGTCATGGATCGGCTGGGCATCGGTTATAAAGACCTCAAGAAGCTCAAACCCTCCATCATCCTCTGCTCCGTCAGCGCCTTTGGGCAGAAGAGTCCGTACTCACGCCGTCCGGCCGGCGACATGGTCATTCAAGCCATGAGCGGCCTGGCCTCCCTCACCGGCGACCCCGACGGCCCGCCCCAGACCACTGGCATGTCCATCAGCGACACCACCGGCGGCCTCCACGCCTTCGGCGCCATATGCGCGGCCCTTTATCAGCGCAGCGTCACCGGCGAAGGACAGCACATCGACATCGCTCTCATCGACTGCATTCTCTGGCAGAACGAGTGGGCCAGCCAGTACATATTCTTGAGCCAAGGCCAGTTGAACCCGACTCGGTACGGCAACCGCCGCCCTATTCTTATTCCTGGCAACCTGTTCAAAGGCAAGGACGGCTGGATAGCCATCGTAGCCTCCACCGACCCGGGGTGGCGCAACCTGACCAGGGCCATGGGCAGGCCTGAACTGGGGGAGGACGCACGATATTCTAACCGCACGGTCCGCATGGCTAATCGAGACGAGCTAGAGCGGCTGGTGGAGGAGTGGGTGGCTTCCTTCGATTCGGTCAAGCAGGTGGAAGCGCTTCTCGGAGACAGGGGCGGCGTCCAGTGCGGGCGGGTGCGGACGTGGAAGGAGATCATTGAGGACCCGCATACCCGAGAGCGGGAGCTGGTAGCGGAGGTGGAAGACCCGGTGCTGGGCAAGACCAGGGTGGTGAACTCGCCCTTCCGGCTGGCCCAAGGGAAGGCGGGGGCGCGAGGCGGCGCGCCGCTGATGGGGCAGCATACGCTGGAGGTGCTGCAAGGCATGTTGGGTATGTCCAACCAGGAGGTGCTGGAGCTATTAAACGCCAACGCCCTCCACGCGGACGAGCGGGTGATGCCGGAGATTGTTCAGAAGCTCATGTCGGAAGGGTAA
- a CDS encoding ABC-F family ATP-binding cassette domain-containing protein translates to MALLSASRISLFYGDLKILSDVSADISERARIGIVGANGSGKSSLVRLIIGETEPDAGTIYRAKGVRTGYIPQTPPPSLPGSLRDEILTAFDELHRVEEELKAATEQMASSNNPGDGEARYNSLLHRFETLGGYEYQSTMERVASGVGLSTASMDAPAASASGGERTRAALAKALLSNPDLLVLDEPTNHLDMDGLDWLERFLLKYPGAFLVVSHDRYFLDRVVEQIWEIEQGRLTVYPGNYSAYRLQKAERVLRQQKEHERQQEYIAKLKDFIARYHAGQRSREARSRANRLQRLQTIDAPRQEATISMSKVASSRTGHVVLRTHNLSTGYTSGDETVRLLSTPDLKVEAGDRIGIIGANGAGKTTLVKTLLGQIAPLQGSMLLGHNVKIGYFQQGLQDLPNSGTVLDAFLEIKNIPISEARSFLARFLFRGEDVFQDVSHLSGGERSRLALARLLINEINFLILDEPSTHLDIPSREALERVLMDFEGTLLFISHDRLLISLLAKQLWLVNKGRLEVFEGSFEEWMAVKDEEKEASEDTADRSVKARPRRDPSTAKRNPPRPPQQPKEDLSQTIATLENKLREIERKLEKASSKQDLNAIARLGVEHNQVQEELDRKWEEWASQPATKE, encoded by the coding sequence ATGGCCCTTCTCTCGGCTTCCCGCATCTCCCTCTTTTACGGCGATTTGAAAATACTGTCCGATGTCAGCGCGGACATATCCGAGCGCGCCCGCATAGGAATCGTCGGCGCCAACGGCTCCGGCAAGTCTTCTTTGGTGCGGTTGATTATAGGCGAGACGGAGCCGGACGCGGGGACTATCTATAGAGCTAAAGGCGTCCGCACAGGCTATATCCCCCAGACCCCCCCGCCGTCCCTCCCAGGAAGCCTCCGCGACGAGATATTAACGGCCTTCGATGAGCTGCATAGGGTAGAAGAAGAACTGAAAGCCGCCACGGAACAGATGGCTTCCTCCAATAACCCCGGAGATGGTGAGGCCCGCTACAACTCGCTTCTTCATCGGTTCGAGACCCTGGGCGGCTACGAATACCAGAGCACTATGGAGCGGGTGGCTTCGGGCGTCGGGCTGTCGACGGCGTCCATGGACGCGCCCGCCGCCTCCGCCAGCGGGGGGGAACGCACCCGCGCCGCCCTGGCCAAGGCCTTGCTCTCCAACCCCGACCTATTGGTGCTGGACGAGCCTACAAATCACTTAGATATGGACGGCCTGGACTGGCTGGAACGGTTCCTTTTGAAGTACCCAGGCGCCTTTCTGGTGGTGTCCCACGACCGGTATTTTCTGGACCGGGTGGTGGAGCAGATTTGGGAAATTGAGCAGGGCCGCCTGACCGTGTACCCGGGCAATTACAGCGCCTACCGCTTGCAGAAGGCGGAGCGCGTTTTGAGGCAGCAGAAGGAACACGAGCGCCAGCAGGAGTACATCGCCAAGCTCAAAGACTTCATCGCCCGCTACCACGCCGGCCAGCGGTCCCGCGAGGCCCGTAGCCGCGCCAATCGTTTGCAGCGCTTGCAGACAATAGACGCGCCTCGACAAGAAGCGACGATTTCCATGTCGAAGGTCGCCTCCAGCCGTACGGGGCATGTGGTCCTGCGAACCCATAACCTGTCCACAGGCTACACCAGCGGCGACGAGACCGTGAGGCTGCTGTCGACGCCTGACCTCAAAGTCGAGGCCGGCGATAGGATTGGCATCATCGGCGCCAACGGCGCGGGAAAGACAACGCTGGTGAAGACGCTGCTCGGGCAGATTGCGCCGCTGCAAGGGTCTATGCTCTTGGGGCACAACGTGAAGATTGGATACTTCCAGCAAGGCCTCCAGGACCTGCCCAACAGCGGCACCGTGCTGGACGCCTTCCTCGAAATTAAAAATATCCCCATCAGCGAGGCCCGCTCCTTCCTGGCCCGGTTCCTCTTTCGAGGCGAGGACGTGTTCCAGGACGTGTCCCATTTGAGCGGCGGCGAGCGGAGCCGTCTGGCCCTGGCCCGCCTGCTAATCAACGAAATCAATTTTCTCATCCTGGACGAGCCTAGCACCCACCTGGACATCCCCAGCCGCGAGGCGTTGGAACGGGTGCTGATGGACTTCGAGGGCACCCTTCTCTTCATCTCCCACGACCGCCTCCTCATATCCTTGCTGGCGAAGCAGCTATGGCTGGTGAACAAAGGGAGGCTGGAGGTCTTTGAAGGCTCCTTTGAGGAGTGGATGGCGGTGAAGGATGAGGAAAAAGAAGCCTCTGAAGATACCGCCGACAGGAGTGTAAAGGCCCGCCCCCGCCGCGACCCCTCCACCGCCAAACGCAACCCGCCCAGGCCGCCCCAGCAGCCCAAAGAAGACCTGTCGCAGACTATTGCGACGCTGGAAAATAAGCTGCGAGAGATCGAGAGAAAACTGGAAAAAGCCTCGTCTAAACAGGACTTGAATGCCATTGCGCGTTTGGGTGTGGAGCACAACCAGGTGCAAGAGGAACTGGACAGAAAGTGGGAGGAGTGGGCCAGCCAGCCCGCTACTAAGGAGTAA
- a CDS encoding aspartate aminotransferase family protein: MVKSLATLEKEFAAWAPKSRKLFEGGKNVMPGGAMKSLGYNPPMYVERAQDCYLWDVDGHKLVDWINNACAMILGHSPKKTVKALNDVVNNGIVFGAPNTYEKAIAEHLCKRVPSVESVRFVNSGTEALMNTIRLVRAYTGKPKIAKFEGGFHGTTDDAEISVAPPADAAGSADAPNAVADLKGINPETVNNVVVMPYNDAEAVDLILRENKDDIAAVFYDPKSANYEIPFEFVRFVANKCKELGILFVVDEVKSLRVAYGGYQALAGVNPDLTTFGKLVGGGMPVGAFGGKKKIMDVLDPEKKMGIASGGTYSANPMTLAAGLAHMEEATPDVYKHLKAIGKRMADGLETVVKKSKFPGRVLYLENMITVHMTTSPVRNYRDILKFDQQMRRRMMLAMTMEGHYCREMQEMTVSSPMTNAIIDDFIADFEKVVAAKE, from the coding sequence ATGGTTAAGTCACTCGCAACTCTAGAAAAGGAGTTTGCAGCCTGGGCGCCAAAGTCCAGGAAGCTCTTTGAGGGCGGCAAAAATGTCATGCCTGGCGGTGCTATGAAGTCCCTGGGCTATAACCCGCCCATGTATGTCGAACGCGCCCAGGACTGCTACCTCTGGGACGTTGACGGCCACAAACTGGTGGACTGGATCAACAACGCCTGCGCCATGATCCTGGGCCACAGCCCCAAGAAGACCGTCAAGGCCTTAAACGACGTCGTCAACAACGGCATCGTCTTTGGCGCGCCCAACACCTATGAGAAGGCCATCGCCGAACACCTGTGCAAGCGCGTCCCCTCGGTAGAGAGCGTCCGGTTTGTCAACTCCGGCACCGAGGCGCTGATGAACACCATCCGCCTGGTCCGCGCCTACACCGGCAAGCCCAAGATAGCTAAGTTCGAAGGCGGGTTCCACGGCACCACCGACGACGCCGAAATCAGCGTCGCGCCGCCCGCCGACGCCGCAGGCTCCGCCGACGCCCCCAACGCCGTGGCCGACCTCAAGGGCATCAACCCCGAGACCGTCAACAACGTCGTCGTCATGCCCTACAACGACGCCGAGGCTGTGGACCTCATTCTCCGCGAGAACAAAGACGATATCGCCGCCGTCTTCTATGACCCCAAGAGCGCCAACTACGAGATACCTTTCGAGTTTGTCCGCTTCGTCGCCAACAAGTGCAAAGAGCTGGGCATCCTCTTCGTAGTGGACGAGGTCAAGAGCCTGCGCGTCGCCTACGGCGGCTACCAGGCGCTGGCCGGCGTCAATCCCGACCTGACCACCTTCGGCAAGCTGGTGGGCGGCGGGATGCCCGTAGGCGCCTTCGGCGGCAAGAAAAAGATCATGGACGTGCTGGACCCGGAGAAGAAAATGGGGATTGCATCCGGCGGCACCTACTCCGCCAACCCCATGACCCTGGCCGCGGGCCTGGCTCACATGGAAGAGGCCACCCCGGACGTTTACAAGCACCTCAAGGCCATCGGCAAGCGCATGGCCGATGGGCTGGAGACCGTGGTCAAGAAGTCCAAGTTCCCCGGACGCGTTCTCTACCTGGAGAACATGATCACCGTCCATATGACCACCAGCCCCGTCCGCAACTACCGCGACATCCTGAAGTTCGACCAGCAGATGCGCCGCCGCATGATGCTGGCCATGACCATGGAAGGCCACTACTGCCGCGAGATGCAGGAGATGACCGTTTCCTCGCCCATGACCAACGCCATCATCGACGACTTCATCGCCGATTTCGAGAAGGTTGTGGCCGCGAAGGAGTAA
- a CDS encoding acyl dehydratase, with protein MVKQQEFPKITDSELDRLRQLIGVELEVREPFNRYATADTVRHFVHGIGDANPLYTDEDYGKQTRWKGIVAPPSFLFSCFGRGAPQGLRGIHAMWAGASFDMYEPIRAGDRIAGTVALTGLTPKESRFAARSILQEHTYTFRRGDGVKLADVKEWHMRTERDTARERGKHKSLEPAQYSAEDIQRIFADYDKEEIRGATPRYWEDVSAGEETPHVVKGPLRVTDNVAWKVGWGFRPFTHAHKLGVEYYKKHPMAFDLNAQGVPDVPERVHWDPDFARRVGVPSSYDFGPQRVAWLCQVATNWMGDDGYIKKFWGEVRRFNLVGDTHWLKGKVKDKRREGGDALVELELWGHDQRGEETIRGGAVVALSSRS; from the coding sequence ATGGTCAAACAGCAAGAATTTCCTAAAATCACCGACTCGGAACTCGACCGCCTCCGACAGCTCATCGGGGTCGAACTCGAAGTCAGGGAACCCTTTAATCGATACGCTACCGCCGACACTGTACGCCACTTCGTCCACGGCATCGGCGACGCCAATCCTCTGTACACCGACGAGGACTATGGGAAACAGACCAGATGGAAGGGAATAGTCGCGCCGCCATCGTTCCTATTTAGCTGCTTCGGCCGCGGCGCGCCCCAGGGCTTGCGGGGCATCCACGCCATGTGGGCGGGCGCATCCTTCGATATGTATGAACCCATTCGGGCTGGCGACCGCATCGCGGGCACCGTCGCCCTCACGGGACTCACACCCAAGGAGAGCCGTTTCGCCGCCCGCTCCATTCTCCAGGAGCACACCTACACCTTCCGCCGGGGCGACGGCGTCAAGCTGGCCGATGTGAAGGAGTGGCATATGCGCACAGAGCGGGATACCGCTCGAGAGCGCGGCAAGCATAAAAGCCTGGAACCAGCCCAATACTCGGCTGAGGACATCCAGCGTATTTTCGCTGACTACGATAAGGAAGAGATACGCGGGGCGACGCCTCGATATTGGGAGGACGTGTCGGCGGGAGAGGAAACACCCCACGTCGTCAAAGGCCCTTTGCGAGTTACCGATAATGTCGCGTGGAAAGTTGGCTGGGGCTTTCGCCCCTTCACCCACGCCCACAAACTCGGCGTCGAGTATTACAAGAAGCACCCCATGGCCTTCGACCTCAACGCCCAGGGCGTGCCAGACGTGCCCGAGCGCGTCCACTGGGACCCCGACTTCGCGCGTCGGGTCGGCGTCCCCTCCTCCTACGACTTCGGCCCTCAGCGCGTCGCCTGGCTGTGCCAGGTGGCGACAAACTGGATGGGCGATGACGGCTATATCAAGAAGTTCTGGGGCGAGGTGCGTCGCTTCAACTTGGTGGGCGATACTCACTGGCTGAAAGGCAAGGTCAAGGATAAGCGGCGCGAGGGCGGCGACGCCCTGGTGGAGCTGGAGCTATGGGGCCACGACCAGCGCGGCGAGGAGACCATTCGCGGCGGGGCCGTCGTAGCCCTCTCTTCTCGTTCATGA
- a CDS encoding MFS transporter, whose protein sequence is MGIKLTRGWLMAATVFAATGFTIGTGAYAFGLFVQPLENEFGWSRTAINASLSFAALSGLVSPIAGYLMDRHGARPVLIVSVLLMALSYLLRPLMSELWHWYALSVLFNLGFPGATSLAAGRLVAIWFPKTRGRVMGVVSMGNNFGGLTLTPLASLVVTTAGWQYGYGLFGLLAIVIALLAFFFVHDQPRGGRPAQGKPAPQDQAGADKPQLQGFTARQAFRTRAFYSVAVGVLLGSFTYSAVLPQIIPHLENVGMSSGRASLLLSLMALLGLIGKGLFGYLSDKLTALGAFMVSLGVQVAGLILIVSSGSSSLPWVIVPFFGLGFGAMGALIPLTVQEIFGVKAYGSIAGMVNVFTVVSYFAGPIMVGAYFDATGDYKLAFLTVAGLFFLGIMTLASARLPGWAAAPAEAAKDS, encoded by the coding sequence ATGGGCATTAAACTAACTCGCGGCTGGCTCATGGCGGCCACCGTTTTTGCCGCCACAGGCTTCACCATCGGCACCGGCGCTTATGCCTTCGGCCTCTTCGTCCAGCCCCTGGAGAACGAGTTCGGCTGGAGCCGCACCGCCATCAACGCCTCCCTCTCCTTCGCCGCGCTGTCGGGACTGGTCTCGCCCATTGCGGGTTATCTTATGGACCGCCACGGCGCAAGGCCTGTATTAATCGTATCGGTCTTGCTTATGGCGCTGAGCTACCTGCTGCGTCCCCTCATGTCCGAGCTGTGGCACTGGTACGCCCTGAGCGTCCTGTTCAACCTGGGCTTTCCCGGCGCGACTTCTTTAGCCGCGGGACGGCTGGTGGCTATCTGGTTCCCCAAGACACGGGGCCGAGTAATGGGCGTCGTCAGCATGGGCAACAACTTCGGCGGCCTCACCCTGACACCCCTGGCGAGTCTGGTGGTAACGACAGCAGGCTGGCAATACGGTTACGGCCTCTTCGGGCTGCTGGCCATAGTCATCGCGCTGCTGGCGTTTTTCTTTGTCCACGACCAGCCCCGGGGCGGCCGCCCTGCCCAGGGCAAGCCGGCGCCGCAGGACCAGGCTGGCGCTGACAAGCCGCAGCTCCAGGGCTTCACTGCCAGGCAGGCGTTCAGGACCAGGGCCTTCTACAGCGTAGCCGTGGGCGTGCTGCTGGGGAGCTTCACCTACAGCGCCGTCTTGCCCCAGATCATCCCTCATCTCGAAAACGTCGGCATGAGCAGCGGACGCGCGTCGCTGCTGCTGAGCCTCATGGCGCTGCTGGGCCTCATTGGCAAGGGGCTGTTCGGCTACCTGTCGGACAAACTGACAGCCCTGGGAGCCTTCATGGTAAGCCTGGGAGTGCAGGTAGCGGGCCTCATATTAATCGTAAGCTCAGGCTCGTCGTCGCTGCCGTGGGTGATAGTGCCCTTTTTCGGCCTCGGCTTTGGGGCCATGGGAGCGCTGATACCGCTGACCGTACAAGAGATCTTCGGCGTAAAGGCCTACGGCAGCATTGCCGGCATGGTGAACGTGTTCACTGTGGTGTCATATTTCGCCGGGCCCATTATGGTAGGCGCGTACTTTGACGCGACAGGCGATTACAAGCTGGCCTTTTTGACCGTGGCGGGGCTGTTCTTCCTGGGCATTATGACCCTGGCCTCCGCCCGCCTCCCGGGCTGGGCGGCAGCCCCCGCTGAAGCCGCAAAAGATTCCTAA
- a CDS encoding nuclear transport factor 2 family protein, translated as MAKTSRQSPITTADPQEAVRQWFTLLGKYCAAVDYNSAEAIFAPDVLSFGTKARVVSGVEHARRNQWEGIWPNIRDFKIEMEQVRGGGDERWAWGIATWTSTGFDENGNPFFRPGRATVALERRDGRWVSVHTHFSLAPGAPQQTFGPKGSSKA; from the coding sequence TTGGCAAAAACCAGTCGTCAGAGTCCCATCACTACCGCCGACCCCCAGGAAGCGGTCCGCCAGTGGTTTACTCTCCTCGGTAAATACTGCGCCGCCGTGGACTACAACAGCGCCGAAGCGATATTCGCGCCGGATGTCCTGTCCTTCGGCACCAAGGCCAGGGTTGTGTCTGGGGTGGAACACGCGCGGAGGAACCAGTGGGAAGGCATCTGGCCCAACATCCGCGACTTCAAAATCGAGATGGAGCAGGTGAGGGGCGGCGGCGACGAGCGCTGGGCCTGGGGCATCGCCACATGGACATCCACGGGTTTCGATGAAAACGGCAACCCTTTCTTTAGGCCGGGCCGCGCCACCGTAGCCCTGGAGCGCCGCGACGGACGATGGGTGTCGGTCCACACCCACTTCTCTCTGGCCCCCGGCGCGCCGCAGCAGACCTTCGGGCCTAAAGGCAGCAGCAAGGCGTAA